A part of Pectobacterium cacticida genomic DNA contains:
- the waaA gene encoding lipid IV(A) 3-deoxy-D-manno-octulosonic acid transferase, which translates to MLQTLYTFILYLIQPLIWLRLWLRGRKAPAYRRRWGERYGFCAEKVKPDGIMLHSVSVGETLAAIPLVRALRHRYPHLPITVTTMTPTGSERVRSAFGDTVYHVYLPYDLPCALKRFFDQVRPKIVIIMETELWPNLIAELHKRDIPLVVANARLSARSAAGYKKIGKLMRHMLRQVTLVAAQNQEDGDRFIELGLKRSSLKVTGSLKFDISVTPELAARAITLRRQWAPHRPVWIATSTHEGEEAIVLAAHRQLLGTYPNLLLILVPRHPERFSTTQALAENLGFAYTLRSSGETPSPHTQVVIGDTMGELMLLYGIADLAFVGGSLVERGGHNPLEAAAHAIPVLMGPHTFNFKDICNKLEQADGLITVTDADSLGKEVGKLLADEDYRLYYGRHAVEVLHQNQGALQMLLTLLEPYLPQRTQ; encoded by the coding sequence ATGTTACAAACCCTCTACACCTTTATTCTGTACCTCATCCAGCCGTTGATTTGGTTGCGCCTGTGGCTTCGTGGCCGTAAGGCCCCAGCCTATCGTCGGCGTTGGGGTGAGCGTTATGGCTTTTGTGCGGAGAAGGTCAAGCCTGACGGTATCATGTTGCATTCCGTTTCCGTGGGTGAAACTCTCGCCGCCATTCCTTTAGTCAGAGCGCTGCGCCACCGTTACCCTCATCTGCCCATCACGGTGACAACGATGACGCCAACTGGCTCTGAGCGCGTGCGATCCGCTTTTGGCGATACGGTTTACCATGTTTATCTCCCTTACGATTTGCCCTGCGCGTTAAAACGTTTTTTCGATCAGGTGCGCCCCAAAATTGTCATCATTATGGAAACTGAACTGTGGCCAAACCTGATCGCGGAACTGCATAAGCGCGATATTCCATTGGTTGTCGCAAACGCCCGGCTCTCCGCGCGCTCTGCGGCGGGTTATAAGAAGATTGGGAAATTAATGCGTCATATGTTGCGGCAGGTTACGCTCGTCGCCGCACAGAATCAGGAAGATGGTGATCGATTTATCGAACTTGGCTTGAAGCGCTCAAGCTTAAAAGTCACCGGCAGCCTAAAATTCGATATCTCCGTAACGCCAGAATTGGCGGCCCGAGCCATTACTTTGCGTCGACAATGGGCACCGCATCGTCCGGTATGGATCGCCACCAGTACGCACGAAGGTGAGGAAGCGATCGTTCTGGCTGCTCACCGGCAGTTGCTTGGCACTTACCCAAACTTATTATTAATTTTGGTGCCCCGCCATCCGGAGCGTTTCTCCACGACTCAGGCATTGGCAGAAAATCTGGGGTTTGCTTATACGCTGCGTAGCAGTGGCGAAACACCTTCTCCGCACACGCAGGTCGTGATTGGCGATACCATGGGCGAACTCATGCTGTTATATGGCATCGCCGATCTTGCTTTCGTGGGAGGGAGTCTGGTTGAGCGAGGCGGGCATAACCCGCTAGAAGCTGCCGCCCATGCGATCCCGGTATTGATGGGGCCACACACGTTCAATTTCAAAGATATCTGCAATAAGCTAGAGCAGGCTGATGGCTTGATTACCGTCACTGATGCAGACTCACTTGGAAAAGAGGTTGGGAAACTGCTCGCTGATGAAGACTA
- a CDS encoding lipopolysaccharide biosynthesis protein, whose protein sequence is MIYFADWNDDYERVMITYLKREYEIADIKIASKRIYSINKRIKNNEMLNFLVGKYIKSKYKNLSNDDILIFKESLFYKYIDIIKHIECRKILLLRSSLAESKDVSFSVAKRVFERIYSFDKQDCKKEDLFYLNQFFPFGFKEVEEIRKGIIIHPKQCFFLGRDKGRIEDIEYIAKRLEENSLTINFHVVKDKTSFKKSKYYVSDYLTYDDNIKKSLESEVLLEINREGQSGLTLRTLEAIFFDKKIITNNTDIEKYDFYSPNQFFILGRDSLSEINYFLDAPVTPVKKSILYQYSPDCMLNNIIRDFNYSEIK, encoded by the coding sequence ATGATATATTTTGCTGATTGGAATGATGATTATGAAAGGGTAATGATTACATATTTAAAAAGAGAATATGAAATTGCCGATATAAAAATAGCATCAAAGAGAATTTACTCGATTAATAAGAGAATAAAAAATAATGAGATGTTGAATTTTTTGGTTGGGAAATATATAAAATCTAAATATAAAAATCTATCAAATGACGATATTTTGATATTTAAAGAGTCCCTGTTCTATAAATATATCGACATAATAAAACATATTGAGTGCAGAAAAATACTTCTGCTACGAAGTAGTTTGGCAGAGAGCAAGGATGTATCTTTCTCTGTCGCGAAAAGAGTATTTGAAAGAATATATAGTTTCGACAAGCAAGACTGTAAAAAAGAAGACTTGTTCTATTTGAACCAGTTTTTCCCCTTCGGTTTTAAGGAAGTAGAAGAAATAAGGAAGGGAATCATAATACATCCCAAACAGTGTTTCTTTCTCGGAAGGGATAAAGGAAGGATAGAGGATATAGAATATATAGCTAAAAGATTGGAAGAAAATTCCCTGACAATAAATTTTCATGTGGTAAAAGATAAAACTTCGTTCAAAAAATCAAAATATTATGTGAGTGATTATTTAACTTATGATGATAATATAAAAAAATCATTAGAATCTGAGGTGTTATTGGAAATAAATAGAGAGGGGCAGTCGGGGCTGACTTTGAGAACGTTAGAAGCGATATTTTTTGATAAAAAAATAATAACCAATAACACGGATATTGAAAAATATGATTTTTACTCTCCTAATCAATTTTTTATTTTAGGAAGAGACTCTCTTAGTGAAATAAATTATTTTTTAGATGCGCCGGTTACTCCTGTAAAAAAATCTATATTATATCAGTATAGTCCTGATTGTATGTTAAATAATATCATTAGAGATTTTAACTATTCGGAAATAAAATAG
- a CDS encoding sugar glycosyltransferase — protein MGIFEKIKKEFYKVLYKVTHSKKYHHNRKLWPDVKITRNKDHEIIELLYKGEKIPLLGIDRIKRGQGGPILLIASGPSINDIKFDKKLDIPIMGVNGAYSLNGVINFSFYVITDIYFPDHRPNIIKEIISDKNLILFTTVGVIIKIIKKHSIDFLKCSIFIIEDVYERTYLPKYNFHDLYISNKENLSFHFDKINNIGFSTDINEGLFPGKTVIYWALQIISYLGFEKVYILGMDMNNFEKPRFYENKNDKVHTQLDIDMDSIMLSLKQASYVLEQKLGVKVINLSPNSSVPETIFKKSEFKKYFS, from the coding sequence ATGGGAATTTTTGAGAAAATAAAAAAAGAATTCTATAAAGTTCTATACAAAGTCACACACTCAAAAAAATACCACCATAATAGAAAGCTATGGCCGGATGTAAAAATAACAAGAAATAAAGATCATGAAATCATCGAGTTATTATATAAAGGAGAGAAGATTCCGTTGTTAGGAATTGATAGAATAAAGAGAGGCCAAGGAGGTCCAATATTATTAATTGCATCAGGCCCATCTATTAATGATATTAAATTCGACAAAAAATTAGATATTCCTATCATGGGGGTAAATGGAGCATATTCCCTGAATGGCGTAATAAATTTCTCTTTTTATGTTATAACAGATATTTATTTTCCAGATCATCGTCCTAACATCATAAAAGAAATCATAAGCGATAAAAATTTAATTCTATTTACAACTGTCGGAGTTATTATAAAGATAATTAAAAAACATAGTATCGACTTTTTAAAGTGTTCAATATTTATAATAGAGGATGTCTACGAAAGAACCTATCTTCCGAAATATAACTTCCATGACTTATATATTAGTAATAAAGAGAATCTGAGTTTTCACTTTGATAAAATTAATAATATCGGTTTCTCGACCGACATAAACGAAGGATTATTTCCAGGGAAAACTGTCATATATTGGGCATTACAAATCATATCCTATCTTGGGTTTGAGAAAGTTTATATATTAGGCATGGATATGAATAATTTTGAAAAACCGAGATTTTATGAAAATAAAAATGACAAAGTTCATACTCAATTAGATATAGATATGGATTCTATAATGCTTTCTTTAAAACAGGCATCTTATGTCTTAGAACAAAAATTGGGAGTCAAAGTAATAAATCTTTCACCTAATAGTTCTGTTCCAGAAACCATTTTTAAAAAATCAGAGTTCAAAAAATATTTTAGTTAA